In a single window of the Olivibacter sp. SDN3 genome:
- a CDS encoding NAD(P)-dependent alcohol dehydrogenase, with product MKAAVLEKTGVSPKFKIKEFSRPVIRNGQLLVKNYASSVNPIDVLVRQGKALLAVVGASSQIIGCDFCGKVIASRSRLFKEGDDVYGMFPIVKGGAYAEEIVINEDMAALKPDNLSYLEAGVIPLVGLTAYQGLFKVGRLQRGENILITGCTGGVGSAAVQLAKTVDAHISGLCREEHRPYAKELGCDVVIDYQQQKIPSGAQFDLIFDAAGKYTYSNLQHHLTEHGIFVTTRGETNNLKGFVKTTVDMVFENRMKFVMVKPNVEDLLNLKHIIEGDALKIKIAKTFLLDQLTEAHEMMEKGGFAGKIGVEIEAVG from the coding sequence ATGAAAGCAGCGGTATTGGAAAAAACAGGTGTTTCACCAAAATTCAAAATAAAGGAATTTTCGAGGCCTGTAATCAGGAACGGACAACTACTAGTTAAAAATTATGCTTCTTCGGTCAATCCCATAGATGTGCTGGTTCGCCAAGGGAAGGCCCTGTTGGCAGTAGTGGGTGCCTCTAGCCAAATCATAGGATGCGATTTTTGCGGGAAAGTGATTGCTAGTCGGAGTCGGCTTTTTAAGGAAGGGGATGATGTATATGGCATGTTTCCGATTGTGAAAGGAGGCGCTTATGCGGAAGAAATCGTAATTAATGAAGATATGGCAGCATTGAAACCAGATAATCTGAGCTATTTGGAAGCTGGTGTTATTCCACTGGTTGGCCTTACTGCTTATCAAGGACTGTTCAAAGTTGGGCGATTGCAACGGGGCGAGAATATATTAATAACCGGGTGTACAGGTGGTGTGGGATCTGCTGCAGTGCAGTTGGCGAAAACAGTGGATGCGCATATCAGTGGACTTTGTAGGGAAGAACATCGTCCCTACGCCAAAGAGCTTGGTTGTGATGTGGTGATTGATTATCAACAGCAGAAAATTCCGTCGGGAGCACAATTTGATTTGATTTTCGATGCAGCAGGGAAGTATACATATAGCAATCTTCAGCACCATTTGACAGAACATGGTATCTTCGTGACTACTCGAGGGGAAACCAATAATCTAAAAGGTTTTGTTAAAACAACCGTTGATATGGTTTTTGAGAACAGGATGAAATTTGTCATGGTTAAACCGAATGTAGAAGATTTATTAAACCTGAAGCATATCATTGAGGGAGATGCACTTAAAATCAAAATCGCCAAGACTTTTTTATTAGATCAACTAACCGAAGCGCACGAGATGATGGAAAAAGGAGGTTTTGCGGGAAAGATAGGCGTAGAGATTGAGGCTGTCGGATAA
- a CDS encoding ABC transporter permease: MLKNYFKIAWRNIHGHKTYAFINIFGLTLGIACALVIFAVVRYHFSFDNFHLSKDRIYRVVTELKDESTSRYALVPRPLGKAIREDFSFVGHSARLVTAPQATVSFPELSEDEKFIEETGIAFTEPGFFSIFHFPFLQGDQKAVLQQPNEVLITESIAKKYFGSTNPMGKTLRVGAAANQADYTIKGILKDFPANTDIKQEIFLSYHALANGPLESVWKGLPAGSVCYLALKEGVNELTAQEQLRSLSSKYYEGKDVDVWNFHLQPLADVHFNPDYDGVVNKSYLYTLLAIAFLLLATASVNFINLATAQAITRSKEIGVRKVLGSKPKQLFWQFISETAIIVGIATLLAITLAFLVLPAINQLLQANIPLQLLHWHSLLFLALLFLLTTLLSGFYPGLVLAGFRPIKALQGKITQKDIGGFPLRRLLVVGQFAISQILIIGTLVIANQIRYAQQTDLGFNKEAIVSLPLPESANLNKKKVLRERLASIPGVESASLNFQAPASAANGIGSLKYHNNPEEEKWNINMKFADDQYLATFGIKLLAGRNLFPADSVNEFLVNETFLKKLNISSPDEALGKKLAVNGQNSRGTIVGVVKDFYNYSLHTAKDPICIMSLTDLYGNCSVKLSGQSFTKQMAAIAEIWKETYPDFVYSYQFFDDSIAAFYETENVMLKLVQGFGLIAILIGCFGLYGLISFMALQKTKEIGVRKVLGANLLRILWIFGKEFSLLLLLAFLLAAPLAWWAMNMFLQDYAYRVPIGADIFLSAILITLLIAILTVGYRSISAALANPVDSLRNE; this comes from the coding sequence ATGCTCAAAAATTATTTTAAGATCGCTTGGCGGAACATTCATGGCCATAAAACTTATGCTTTTATCAACATATTCGGTCTCACGCTGGGTATCGCCTGTGCACTGGTGATTTTTGCGGTAGTTCGCTATCATTTTAGCTTCGACAATTTTCATCTGAGTAAAGATCGTATCTACCGCGTGGTTACGGAATTAAAGGATGAAAGTACCAGCCGATATGCTTTGGTGCCCCGTCCTTTGGGAAAAGCTATTCGCGAAGATTTTAGTTTTGTTGGACATAGCGCCCGCCTCGTTACCGCACCGCAGGCAACTGTTTCTTTCCCCGAACTTTCTGAGGACGAAAAATTCATCGAAGAGACTGGCATCGCCTTTACCGAGCCTGGCTTTTTTTCCATCTTCCATTTCCCCTTTTTGCAAGGTGACCAAAAAGCGGTCCTTCAACAGCCCAATGAAGTACTCATTACCGAAAGCATTGCTAAAAAATATTTTGGAAGCACCAATCCCATGGGAAAAACCCTCCGGGTGGGTGCAGCGGCCAATCAAGCAGATTACACGATTAAAGGCATATTAAAGGATTTCCCAGCGAATACAGATATCAAACAGGAGATTTTCCTTTCTTATCATGCGTTAGCAAATGGCCCATTGGAGAGCGTTTGGAAGGGTTTACCGGCCGGCAGCGTGTGTTACTTAGCGCTAAAGGAAGGTGTAAATGAATTAACTGCCCAAGAACAACTGCGGTCGCTCTCCAGCAAATATTATGAAGGTAAGGATGTTGACGTCTGGAACTTCCATCTGCAGCCACTTGCTGATGTACATTTTAATCCGGATTACGACGGCGTTGTCAATAAAAGCTACCTATACACCTTACTTGCAATAGCGTTCTTACTCCTCGCTACTGCAAGTGTCAATTTTATCAATTTAGCAACGGCTCAAGCCATTACCCGCTCAAAAGAAATTGGCGTACGTAAAGTGTTGGGAAGTAAACCAAAGCAGCTTTTTTGGCAATTTATTTCCGAAACGGCCATCATTGTTGGCATAGCCACATTGTTGGCCATCACCCTCGCCTTTCTCGTCCTCCCGGCCATCAACCAACTCTTGCAAGCCAATATCCCACTGCAATTACTGCACTGGCATTCTTTACTTTTCCTAGCACTGCTTTTTTTGTTGACCACTTTGCTGTCTGGATTTTATCCCGGACTTGTTCTCGCCGGCTTCCGGCCCATCAAAGCCCTGCAAGGCAAAATTACACAAAAAGACATTGGAGGTTTTCCCTTACGTCGCCTATTGGTGGTAGGTCAGTTTGCCATCTCACAAATATTAATTATTGGCACCTTGGTTATTGCCAACCAGATCCGCTATGCACAACAGACCGACTTAGGCTTCAATAAGGAAGCAATCGTTTCGCTTCCTCTTCCTGAAAGTGCTAATCTTAACAAGAAGAAAGTGCTTCGTGAACGATTAGCATCCATCCCTGGTGTGGAGAGCGCGTCATTGAATTTCCAGGCCCCAGCTTCTGCTGCCAATGGCATCGGCAGCTTAAAGTACCACAATAACCCGGAGGAAGAAAAATGGAATATCAACATGAAATTTGCGGACGACCAGTATCTGGCTACCTTCGGTATTAAGCTCCTTGCAGGAAGAAACCTCTTCCCCGCTGATAGCGTCAACGAGTTTTTGGTGAATGAAACCTTCCTTAAAAAGCTAAACATCTCTTCGCCTGACGAAGCCCTGGGAAAAAAATTAGCGGTTAACGGTCAGAACTCTCGGGGGACAATTGTTGGAGTTGTCAAGGACTTTTATAACTATTCGCTACATACGGCAAAAGATCCGATCTGCATCATGTCTCTTACCGATTTATATGGTAACTGCTCTGTTAAGCTTAGCGGACAATCCTTTACAAAACAAATGGCGGCCATAGCCGAAATCTGGAAAGAAACTTATCCTGACTTTGTTTATTCTTATCAATTTTTTGATGATTCTATCGCAGCGTTTTATGAGACGGAAAATGTGATGCTCAAACTTGTGCAGGGTTTTGGGCTTATCGCCATATTAATTGGCTGCTTTGGCCTGTATGGACTCATCTCTTTTATGGCCTTACAAAAAACAAAGGAAATCGGCGTACGGAAGGTTTTGGGTGCAAACCTATTGCGTATTTTATGGATCTTTGGTAAGGAGTTCAGCTTGCTGCTTTTGCTGGCCTTTTTACTGGCGGCGCCACTTGCTTGGTGGGCCATGAATATGTTTTTGCAGGATTATGCTTACCGTGTCCCAATAGGGGCCGATATCTTCTTATCTGCCATCCTGATTACGCTCTTAATTGCAATTCTTACCGTTGGCTATCGATCGATAAGTGCCGCATTGGCAAACCCTGTGGATAGTTTAAGAAATGAATGA
- a CDS encoding ABC transporter permease — protein MFRNYIKIAWRKLHSQQSQTVINIIGLSIGIATTLLIGLWVWDELSFDKQNSNYEHIAKVVLHTQQQNELQTSTLVAAPLAEGLRATFKDEFQSIALARVAGEHVLRFDEQILRATGKFIEADGTTILPLEMRDGSRDGLRRPNNIMLSESMARAMFGEVDPIGKVIKIDDAMLASVSGIYKDFPSNSSFHDVQYLLPWRLLTASNEDFKRLETSWEFNWFEVFVALNPSTTMENASANIKHFQQHVLKDNLDLSAYKPILSLYPMEQWHLYNMWENGKPVSGLLKFVRLFAIIGLFVLILAAVNFINLSTAGAQKRAKEVGVRKAIGSNRKQLMLQFFCESILVTCLAYVLAWVFIFLALPYFNSFTEKSLKLPLDNLNFHLMGIAVVMLVATLAGAYPAVFLSSFSPINTLRKVQPPKRNGLSLRQGLVVFQFTVTAVLMMATYVIYQQINYAKNRPVGYQQNDLISFHLNKFNGTNEALHHDLLATGVLTSTCQATSPATDVWSHTSDFHWEGKDAGLKDDFSLLAVSPGYGETLGWQIVAGRDFSKDFLSDSLGIIINESAVKYMGIREPIGKTVQWKDETFNNGTYTIIGVVKDMVMQSPYEPVNQTIYFMQPAANFLIARLKPGVPVRNALQKIKTVFRRHLPNETFDVRFVQEEFDHKFSFEEKVGNLAFIFTLLTLFISCLGVHGLITLLTLQRAKEIGIRKVLGATVAQVLTLLSKDFIKLVIIAVLIASPIAWWAIKKWLEDFTYRIEFQWWVFALTGFAALSTTLLTITFQAVKAAMKKPVDSLGDE, from the coding sequence ATGTTTAGGAATTACATCAAGATCGCTTGGCGGAAGCTGCACAGCCAGCAATCACAAACTGTTATCAATATCATTGGTTTATCTATCGGCATCGCCACCACTTTACTTATCGGTCTTTGGGTATGGGATGAACTTTCCTTTGATAAGCAAAATTCCAATTATGAGCACATCGCAAAGGTAGTACTCCACACCCAACAGCAGAATGAACTTCAGACATCTACCTTGGTTGCTGCACCACTAGCAGAGGGCTTAAGGGCAACTTTTAAGGATGAATTCCAATCGATTGCCTTAGCTCGTGTGGCAGGTGAGCATGTGCTGCGTTTTGATGAGCAGATCCTAAGGGCGACAGGTAAATTTATTGAAGCAGATGGAACAACGATCTTACCATTGGAAATGCGGGACGGCAGTCGCGACGGACTTCGTAGACCAAACAACATTATGCTTTCTGAAAGTATGGCAAGGGCAATGTTTGGCGAAGTAGACCCCATCGGAAAGGTAATCAAAATTGACGATGCTATGCTGGCATCCGTCAGTGGTATTTATAAAGACTTTCCCAGTAATTCTAGCTTTCACGACGTCCAATACCTCCTTCCATGGAGGCTTCTGACCGCTTCCAACGAAGATTTCAAACGATTGGAAACAAGTTGGGAGTTCAATTGGTTTGAAGTTTTTGTAGCTTTGAATCCTTCAACAACTATGGAAAACGCATCAGCCAACATAAAACATTTCCAACAGCATGTGCTGAAAGACAATCTAGATCTTTCCGCTTACAAACCGATCTTAAGCCTCTATCCTATGGAGCAATGGCACTTGTACAATATGTGGGAAAACGGCAAGCCCGTGAGTGGACTACTCAAATTTGTCCGCCTTTTTGCCATCATTGGTCTCTTCGTTTTGATCTTAGCCGCTGTCAACTTCATTAACCTGAGCACTGCAGGCGCACAGAAACGGGCAAAAGAGGTAGGTGTAAGGAAAGCTATCGGTTCTAACCGGAAACAATTGATGCTCCAATTTTTTTGCGAATCCATTCTGGTTACTTGTTTAGCCTATGTGCTTGCATGGGTATTTATTTTCCTGGCATTACCTTATTTTAATTCCTTTACCGAAAAGTCATTGAAATTGCCGTTGGATAACTTGAATTTCCATTTGATGGGAATAGCAGTGGTGATGCTCGTAGCTACACTGGCAGGGGCCTATCCAGCGGTATTCCTTTCTTCATTTTCACCTATTAACACCTTAAGAAAGGTGCAGCCTCCCAAACGAAATGGATTATCATTACGTCAAGGTTTAGTTGTTTTTCAATTTACGGTCACAGCTGTGCTCATGATGGCAACCTATGTTATCTATCAGCAAATCAACTATGCTAAAAACCGGCCGGTAGGATATCAGCAAAATGACTTGATCAGTTTTCATCTGAACAAATTTAACGGAACAAATGAAGCCTTACATCATGATCTATTGGCTACAGGTGTTCTTACGTCGACGTGCCAGGCCACAAGCCCGGCAACAGACGTCTGGTCGCATACCTCCGATTTTCATTGGGAAGGAAAAGATGCAGGCCTCAAAGATGATTTTTCTTTGCTAGCGGTATCCCCGGGTTATGGCGAAACATTGGGCTGGCAAATAGTGGCGGGTAGAGACTTCTCTAAAGATTTTTTAAGCGACTCCCTGGGAATTATCATCAACGAGAGCGCGGTTAAATATATGGGAATCAGAGAGCCCATTGGGAAGACTGTACAATGGAAAGATGAAACTTTTAATAACGGAACCTATACTATTATTGGCGTGGTAAAAGACATGGTGATGCAATCGCCTTACGAACCTGTAAATCAAACCATTTACTTCATGCAACCCGCAGCTAATTTTCTTATTGCCCGTTTAAAACCGGGCGTTCCGGTTCGGAACGCCTTGCAAAAAATCAAGACTGTATTCCGTCGGCATTTACCAAATGAAACCTTCGATGTGCGGTTTGTGCAGGAGGAGTTTGACCATAAATTTTCCTTTGAAGAAAAGGTTGGTAACCTGGCGTTCATTTTTACTTTACTTACATTATTCATCAGCTGTCTAGGTGTCCACGGACTTATAACGCTACTTACCCTTCAACGTGCAAAGGAGATTGGTATCCGTAAAGTGTTAGGTGCCACCGTCGCCCAAGTGTTGACCCTACTATCAAAAGATTTCATTAAACTTGTGATAATTGCAGTACTTATCGCATCACCCATCGCTTGGTGGGCCATAAAAAAATGGTTAGAAGACTTTACCTATCGTATAGAATTTCAGTGGTGGGTCTTTGCCTTAACGGGATTTGCGGCGCTGAGCACGACTTTACTGACCATCACCTTTCAAGCCGTTAAAGCAGCGATGAAAAAACCTGTGGATAGTCTAGGTGATGAATAA
- a CDS encoding ABC transporter permease, whose amino-acid sequence MLKNYFKIAWRNLLKYKFHTFINVLGLACGISFALAIGAYIWQESTFDRKLKNLSNQYVLQSDWKSPEMGMPITTIGALPKALKEEYPDLVRNYYRFDGITCILSHGDQIFSEGAALGDSTLLSMYNLPLLSGNAGTALKDPFSVVITDDIALKYFGTTDVLGQQLDIKNFNGEKHPFTVTAVLDKMPANSVANLNEALNHKIFLSAEAVDFFSRDLDNWQNAFIVGYLELQPDITAAMLTQPIVDLLKKHTDETIVSNLTPILSPLANYHLKKDNGLIEKMLYTLGLIASFILFMAIINFVNMSINSSTSRLKEIGVRKVMGSSRKQLSIQFLGESILMVCFAFFIALFLYPFLSPIFSNVLGQELPKIYAFPSSVWLCLALACLLIGLLSGLYPALRLSGLQTISSVKGKIPHNLGNATFLRSLVGFQFVIALGVFMAAGIISQQVSLFFSNNLGYDKESLITVKVPRDWSEAGLSHMKSIQQSLNNLPQIENSSLSYDVPGGQGLMSSGVQNIAKQTGIGVQEISTQYIRADTVFATTYKIPMLAGKFLDEQINPDLAKIVINESASKLLGFQNPTDALNQRVYLKPSDFPAVIVGVSKDFYASSMRDPLRPVIWTNIKADNIFRFFSIRLSPGNVGQNLTHLENEWKKLLPDAPFEYQFMDDNINNLYTTELQLKNAAYVATILAAVIVFLGIVGLVSLNVQKRKKEIGIRKVLGSSVSGIISLFMKDLLVTFTIAIVIACPLVHLFISRWLQNYSMQVKLNPLFFMLPILLLAFIAVSIVSLQTFKTARSNPVNSLRDE is encoded by the coding sequence ATGTTAAAGAATTATTTCAAAATTGCCTGGCGCAATTTGCTTAAATATAAATTCCATACGTTTATCAACGTGCTGGGCCTTGCCTGTGGTATAAGCTTTGCTCTGGCCATTGGTGCTTATATCTGGCAAGAATCAACCTTTGATAGAAAACTAAAAAATCTTTCCAATCAATATGTATTACAAAGCGATTGGAAAAGTCCTGAAATGGGCATGCCTATTACGACAATTGGCGCACTACCAAAAGCACTCAAAGAAGAATATCCGGATTTAGTCCGCAACTATTATCGTTTTGATGGCATTACTTGTATTTTATCACATGGCGACCAAATTTTTAGCGAGGGAGCTGCTTTGGGAGACAGCACACTTTTAAGCATGTACAACCTCCCCTTGTTATCCGGAAATGCAGGCACAGCTTTAAAAGATCCTTTTTCCGTAGTGATAACAGATGATATTGCTTTAAAATATTTCGGGACAACAGATGTACTAGGCCAGCAGCTAGACATCAAAAATTTTAACGGAGAAAAACACCCGTTTACGGTAACGGCAGTATTAGATAAAATGCCGGCCAATTCTGTTGCTAATCTCAATGAAGCGTTAAACCATAAAATATTTTTATCTGCTGAGGCCGTTGACTTTTTTAGCCGGGATTTAGACAATTGGCAAAACGCTTTTATCGTTGGTTACCTAGAGCTACAGCCAGATATAACAGCAGCAATGCTAACACAGCCGATAGTGGATTTATTAAAGAAACACACTGATGAAACGATTGTGAGTAACCTTACACCGATATTAAGCCCTTTAGCGAACTACCACCTCAAAAAAGACAATGGCCTTATAGAGAAAATGCTGTATACGTTAGGCCTTATTGCTAGTTTTATATTGTTCATGGCCATTATCAATTTTGTGAATATGAGCATTAATAGCTCCACTTCCCGATTGAAAGAGATAGGTGTCAGAAAAGTAATGGGCAGTAGCCGGAAGCAACTCAGTATCCAGTTTTTAGGTGAATCCATTTTGATGGTATGCTTCGCTTTTTTCATTGCTTTATTTTTATACCCTTTTTTATCACCTATTTTTTCTAATGTCTTAGGGCAAGAATTACCAAAAATTTATGCTTTCCCTTCATCGGTATGGTTATGTCTCGCCCTTGCATGCCTATTGATTGGACTCTTGTCGGGCCTATATCCGGCGCTTCGCCTATCGGGGCTACAAACCATAAGCTCCGTTAAAGGAAAAATTCCACATAATTTAGGAAATGCTACCTTCCTGCGTTCACTAGTGGGCTTTCAATTCGTTATTGCCCTTGGCGTGTTCATGGCGGCGGGAATTATTTCCCAGCAGGTTTCTTTGTTCTTTAGTAATAATTTAGGCTATGATAAAGAATCTTTGATTACTGTGAAAGTTCCTCGCGACTGGTCGGAAGCTGGTTTAAGCCATATGAAATCCATACAGCAATCATTAAACAACCTTCCGCAAATTGAAAACAGCAGTTTATCTTACGATGTACCCGGAGGGCAAGGTTTAATGTCTTCGGGCGTGCAAAACATTGCAAAACAGACCGGGATTGGCGTTCAGGAAATCTCCACACAATACATTCGTGCCGACACCGTATTTGCAACGACCTATAAAATTCCAATGCTGGCCGGGAAATTCCTAGATGAACAGATCAACCCTGATTTAGCAAAAATCGTTATCAATGAAAGTGCTTCAAAACTGTTGGGGTTCCAAAATCCCACCGATGCGCTTAACCAAAGGGTATACCTAAAACCCAGTGATTTCCCCGCTGTAATTGTTGGGGTAAGCAAAGATTTTTATGCTTCCTCCATGCGAGATCCTTTGCGTCCAGTAATATGGACGAACATTAAAGCAGATAATATTTTCCGTTTTTTCAGTATCCGCTTAAGTCCAGGCAATGTAGGGCAAAATCTAACACATTTAGAAAATGAATGGAAAAAGCTGCTTCCAGACGCTCCTTTTGAGTATCAATTTATGGATGATAATATCAATAATCTTTACACAACGGAGCTACAGTTAAAAAACGCCGCGTATGTAGCCACTATATTAGCTGCCGTTATTGTGTTTTTAGGCATTGTAGGTTTAGTATCTTTAAATGTACAAAAGCGTAAAAAAGAAATAGGTATCCGAAAAGTGTTGGGGTCTTCGGTAAGCGGAATTATATCCTTGTTCATGAAAGATCTGCTGGTTACCTTTACAATAGCTATTGTTATCGCTTGCCCGTTGGTACACCTATTCATTAGTCGATGGCTACAAAATTACAGTATGCAAGTTAAGCTCAATCCCCTATTTTTTATGCTCCCTATTCTGCTTCTAGCGTTTATTGCCGTTAGTATCGTTAGCTTGCAAACTTTTAAAACAGCTCGTTCGAATCCGGTAAATAGTTTAAGAGATGAATAG
- a CDS encoding FtsX-like permease family protein, which translates to MNTNNLKIAWRAAWKTKLFTSLNILGLAIGFAGFILAYAYINRENSYDAWNENYENIYLVGLEEQGKATDLTPAALGSAIKSTIPEVEEMGRIGRAPFEVPFISNNDVFYIKNWLGADRSIAKMFAISVDGLSISKSTEKKLGILSPQAGKKLFPQEKQAAFSAAKPLALMNEESGIYENVFGISKERPLSNLEYDYIGFVDDLGEAHRDGGMNAFQTYIVVKQGTDIDALRTKINALYQQNIANEQETINSSRAVSTIYLDPLKNLHLKPKNGSDTGYKITLALGILSSVILLLACINFANLMLVQAQRRSKEIGIKKVFGISRKSLTYQFLIEVFVQCLIAACIACFLTVLSWNTMTRFFHYDLSSFDFNHTVWYQLGGAILLTTIISGLYPAIILSGYRPIFIIKGSLHKGQQSLTSRNVLLGFQFIVAFVFISTMLIINRQTQFMKESDRGFDASHVVHIKNLAIFSESSQFSNVRERMKAIPGVQSVTITTNIPGGIAPNDEEFSFKDKSYALNHLGVDFEYFETLGMDVVEGRVFSTQFQSDTAHAIVLNERAAKSLGVAQPLGETMRICDQSYKIVGIVKDSKMLGFEQLVKPTAYTLQTKCSYPNHPFKTEILAKLEGNKVRTALNALEKQWSSINTLDGKFFNYDFVDQRYAALYAQQEQLQRAFMSFTILIMLVALIGLFSMSAYAITVREKEVGIRKVLGANAHQILLLLNKPFIRLVTIAILIATPIAWWGASQWLDTFAYRIELSWWIFAVGAALTLLLVFITVSYQAFKAAIVNPVDTLRNE; encoded by the coding sequence ATGAACACCAATAACCTAAAGATCGCCTGGAGAGCAGCTTGGAAAACCAAGCTGTTCACTTCGCTGAACATTCTTGGTTTGGCCATCGGTTTTGCGGGGTTTATATTAGCCTATGCATATATCAACAGAGAAAACAGCTATGATGCCTGGAATGAGAATTATGAAAACATTTACTTGGTAGGCTTGGAGGAACAGGGAAAAGCGACCGATCTTACACCGGCTGCTCTTGGATCGGCCATAAAATCGACAATACCCGAGGTAGAAGAGATGGGACGCATTGGGAGGGCACCATTTGAAGTCCCTTTTATTTCCAATAACGACGTATTCTATATTAAAAATTGGCTGGGAGCCGACCGCAGTATTGCGAAAATGTTCGCAATAAGCGTAGATGGTTTATCTATTAGTAAGTCAACAGAAAAAAAACTGGGCATCCTTTCTCCCCAAGCCGGAAAAAAGCTTTTCCCTCAAGAAAAACAAGCGGCTTTTTCTGCAGCGAAACCACTAGCTTTGATGAATGAGGAAAGCGGCATCTATGAAAACGTTTTTGGCATCAGTAAGGAAAGACCGCTGTCTAACCTTGAATACGATTATATTGGTTTTGTAGATGACCTTGGTGAAGCACACCGCGACGGGGGCATGAATGCTTTTCAAACCTATATCGTAGTTAAGCAGGGTACCGACATAGACGCCTTACGCACGAAGATAAATGCGCTTTATCAACAAAACATTGCCAACGAACAAGAGACCATTAATTCTTCTCGCGCGGTATCCACCATTTACCTCGATCCACTTAAAAACCTACACTTAAAGCCTAAAAATGGCTCGGATACTGGGTATAAAATAACCCTCGCCTTAGGGATACTATCGTCTGTCATTTTATTATTGGCCTGTATCAATTTCGCTAATCTTATGCTTGTTCAGGCCCAAAGGCGCTCCAAGGAAATTGGCATCAAGAAGGTATTCGGTATCAGTAGAAAAAGCCTTACTTATCAATTCCTTATAGAAGTTTTTGTGCAATGTTTAATAGCAGCTTGCATCGCTTGCTTCCTCACCGTACTCAGCTGGAATACGATGACGCGTTTTTTCCACTATGACTTGTCATCTTTCGATTTCAACCACACGGTATGGTATCAGCTCGGTGGCGCAATACTGCTAACGACAATCATCTCCGGCTTATATCCAGCTATTATATTATCAGGCTACCGCCCTATCTTCATCATTAAAGGGAGTTTACATAAGGGTCAGCAATCGCTGACCTCACGAAATGTGCTTTTAGGCTTTCAATTTATTGTTGCATTTGTCTTTATCAGCACCATGCTGATCATTAACCGCCAAACGCAATTTATGAAAGAAAGTGATCGCGGATTTGATGCTAGTCACGTTGTTCACATTAAGAATCTGGCGATCTTCAGTGAGTCTTCTCAATTCTCCAATGTTCGGGAGCGAATGAAAGCTATCCCGGGTGTACAATCCGTAACTATCACCACGAATATCCCGGGTGGCATCGCACCAAATGACGAAGAATTTTCTTTTAAGGATAAATCTTACGCACTGAACCATTTGGGGGTAGATTTTGAATATTTCGAAACTTTAGGTATGGATGTAGTGGAAGGCAGAGTCTTTTCAACACAATTCCAATCGGATACCGCGCACGCCATTGTGCTTAACGAACGCGCCGCAAAAAGCTTGGGCGTTGCACAACCATTGGGCGAGACGATGCGCATATGTGATCAGAGCTACAAGATAGTGGGAATAGTGAAGGATAGTAAAATGCTGGGTTTTGAACAATTAGTCAAACCTACGGCCTATACGCTTCAAACGAAATGCAGCTATCCTAATCACCCATTCAAAACTGAAATTTTAGCGAAACTGGAAGGCAACAAGGTCCGTACAGCCCTAAACGCTTTGGAAAAACAATGGTCAAGCATCAATACGTTAGATGGCAAATTCTTTAATTACGATTTTGTTGATCAGCGCTACGCCGCTTTATATGCTCAACAGGAACAATTACAACGAGCGTTTATGTCTTTTACGATCTTAATCATGCTGGTAGCGCTAATAGGCTTATTTAGTATGTCAGCCTATGCTATTACCGTTCGTGAAAAAGAAGTAGGTATTCGCAAGGTGCTCGGGGCAAATGCGCACCAAATTTTGCTGTTATTGAACAAACCTTTTATAAGATTGGTGACGATCGCTATCTTGATTGCAACTCCAATAGCATGGTGGGGAGCGAGCCAATGGTTGGATACCTTTGCTTATCGCATTGAACTGTCCTGGTGGATTTTTGCAGTCGGCGCCGCGTTAACTTTACTATTAGTTTTTATCACCGTAAGCTATCAAGCTTTTAAGGCAGCAATTGTAAATCCCGTAGACACATTGAGGAATGAATGA